The following are encoded together in the Bos indicus x Bos taurus breed Angus x Brahman F1 hybrid chromosome 24, Bos_hybrid_MaternalHap_v2.0, whole genome shotgun sequence genome:
- the SLC39A6 gene encoding zinc transporter ZIP6 produces the protein MARNLSVILILTFTLSVTNPLHEVGPATAFPQTTEKIIPSWESGINVNLAVTTRQHHLQQLFHRYGENNSLSIEGFKKLLQNIGIDKIKRVHIHHDHEHHSDHEHRSDHEHHSHHNHAASSKNSRKALCPDHDSDGSSKEPRNSHGKGSHRSEHASGRRNVLIKEGVGASEVTSTVYNAVSEGTHFLETIETPKHGKLLPKDVNSSTPPSVTGKSQASRLASRRTNESMSEPRKDFMYSRSPSENTQECFNASKLLTSHGMGIQVPLNATEFNYLCPAIINQIDTRSCLIHTTSEKKAEIPPKTYSLQIAWVGGFIAISVISFLSLLGVILVPLMNRVFFKFLLSFLVALAVGTLSGDAFLHLLPHSHASHHHSHSHEEPAMEMKKGPLFSHLSSQNIQENTYFDSTWKGLTALGGLYFMFLVEHVLTLIKQFKDKKKKNQKKPENDDDVEIKKQLSKYESQLSTNEEKVDADDRPEGYLRADSQEPSHFDSQQPAILEEEEVMIAHAHPQEVYNEYVPRGCKNKCHSHFHDTLGQSDDLIHHHHDYHHILHHHHHQNHHPHSHSQRYSREELKDAGIATLAWMVIMGDGLHNFSDGLAIGAAFTEGLSSGLSTSVAVFCHELPHELGDFAVLLKAGMTVKQAVLYNALSAMLAYLGMATGIFIGHYAENVSMWIFALTAGLFMYVALVDMVPEMLHNDASDHGCSRWGYFFLQNAGILLGFGIMLLISIFEHKIVFRINF, from the exons ATGGCGAGGAATTTATCAGTGATCTTGATCCTGACCTTCACTCTGTCAGTCACAAATCCCCTTCATGAAGTAGGACCAGCCACTGCTTTCCCTCAGACCACTGAAAAAATTATTCCAAGTTGGGAATCTGGCATTAATGTTAACTTGGCAGTTACCACACGGCAGCATCATCTACAACAGCTTTTCCACCGCTATGGAGAAAATAATTCCCTGTCAATTGAAGGGTTCAAAAAGTTGCTTCAGAATATAGGCATAGATAAGATTAAGAGAGTTCATATACACCATGACCATGAGCATCACTCTGACCATGAGCATCGCTCTGACCATGAGCATCACTCTCACCATAATCATGCTGCTTCCAGTAAAAATAGTCGGAAAGCTCTCTGCCCAGACCATGACTCTGATGGTTCAAGCAAAGAGCCGAGAAACAGCCACGGGAAGGGGTCTCATCGATCAGAACATGCCAGTGGCAGAAGGAATGTTTTAATCAAGGAGGGTGTCGGTGCTAGTGAAGTGACCTCAACTGTGTATAATGCTGTCTCTGAGGGAACTCACTTTCTCGAGACCATAGAAACTCCAAAACATGGGAAACTTCTCCCCAAAGATGTGAACAGTTCCACTCCACCCAGTGTCACAGGAAAGAGCCAGGCAAGCAGACTGGCTAGTAGGAGAACCAATGAATCAATGAGTGAGCCCAGAAAAGACTTTATGTATTCCAGAAGCCCAAGCGAAAATACTCAGGAG tgtttcaATGCGTCAAAGCTGCTTACATCTCATGGCATGGGCATCCAGGTTCCATTGAATGCCACCGAGTTCAACTATCTCTGCCCAGCCATCATCAATCAGATTGATACTAGATCATGTCTGATTCATACAACAAGTGAAAAGAAAGCTGAAATCCCTCCAAAGACCTATTCTTTACAAATAG CCTGGGTTGGTGGCTTTATAGCCATTTCCGTCATCAGTTTCCTGTCTTTGCTGGGTGTGATCTTAGTGCCTCTCATGAATCGAGTGTTTTTCAAGTTTCTTCTGAGTTTCCTTGTGGCATTGGCTGTCGGGACACTGAGTGGTGATGCTTTCTTACACCTTCTTCCACAT TCTCATGCAAGTCATCACCATAGTCACAGCCATGAAGAACCAGCAATGGAAATGAAGAAGGGACCACTTTTCAGCCACCTGTCTTCTCAAAACATTCAAGAAAATACTTATTTTGATTCTACATGGAAAGGGCTAACAGCTCTGGGAGGCTTGTATTTCATGTTTCTTGTTGAACACGTCCTCACGTTGATCAAGCAATTTAAAGATAAGaagaaaaag AATCAGAAAAAACCTGAAAATGATGATGATGTGGAGATTAAAAAGCAGCTGTCCAAGTATGAATCTCAACTTTCAACAAATGAGGAGAAAGTAGATGCAGATGATC GACCTGAAGGCTATTTACGAGCTGACTCACAAGAGCCCTCCCACTTTGATTCTCAGCAGCCAGCAATCTTGGAAGAAGAGGAGGTCATGATAGCTCATGCCCATCCGCAGGAAGTTTACAATGAATATGTACCCAGAGGGTGCAAGAATAAATGCCATTCGCATTTCCATGATACACTCGGCCAGTCCGATGATCTCATCCACCACCATCATGACTACCATCATattctccatcaccaccaccaccagaaccACCACCCCCACAGCCACAGCCAGCGCTACTCTAGGGAGGAGCTGAAAGACGCTGGCATCGCCACATTGGCCTGGATGGTGATCATGGGGGACGGCCTGCACAATTTCAGCGATGGCCTCGCAATTG GTGCTGCTTTTACTGAAGGTTTATCAAGTGGTTTAAGTACTTCTGTTGCCGTGTTTTGTCATGAGTTGCCTCATGAACTAG GTGACTTTGCTGTCTTACTGAAGGCTGGCATGACTGTTAAGCAGGCTGTTCTTTATAATGCCCTGTCAGCCATGCTGGCGTATCTTGGAATGGCCACAGGAATTTTCATTGGTCATTATGCTGAGAATGTTTCTATGTGGATATTTGCACTTACTGCAGGCTTGTTCATGTATGTTGCT